TATATCTTTTTGTCTCTAATACGAAACGAATGCTATCAAAAGAAAAAGAATTAGAAGTATATAAAAGTTGGCTTAGACAAGTTCAATCATATCGATATCAAAACTAAGCTAGATGTATCAGATTTCATCAGGATTGATGTTAAGCGATCGCAGATAAGCGGCAAGTTTTTATTTTTCTTGACACTCCTGTTGCGAAATTAACTTTGCTTGCTCAGCGATCGCCTTTTTGATTATTCAGAGATATCACCGAAGCGATCGCGATACTTTTGTAACAACGCCTCAGCCTCAAGTCTAGCCTGACGCTCTAAGTTCGCATGTTCTTGAGTAGTGAGATATCTTTTCCCAGAGCGATCGTACCAATAGACCCATTCGCGTTGCCAACCATCATAAATACCCTGCTCACAACCAATTCCCAAACCAATCTCAGGAATCCATACCATTCTCCCGCCCTCCGCTAAAAGCACCACCGCAGGCAAAAGTTGATATTTTCCATCAACTAACTTGTACACCTCTAAAGATTGATGATCCTTATACAATCGGCGACCAGAAGTAGAATTGTACACCACATAATAGAGAATTCCCACCTCTGCATACTTGGCTAACTTCGTATCGTATTCCCCATTGTATTTTTTAGAAACAACTTCTAAAGCCAGAATAGGCATTACTTTTTCCTGCCAAACCACATAGCTCAAGCGTCCACCTTCACCAGTTTGCTTCGGTACACCCAAAGCAAGAAACCCATCGGGAACGATCGCCTTAGACTTGGCTGGCTCCTCAATATTTGGTTCGTA
This genomic stretch from Pseudanabaena galeata CCNP1313 harbors:
- a CDS encoding Uma2 family endonuclease → MVTVPSQYRLPTAEDLPDSDETPVDNELQNDIPNLLLNLLREIWSDRSDWFWGVDMGVYYEPNIEEPAKSKAIVPDGFLALGVPKQTGEGGRLSYVVWQEKVMPILALEVVSKKYNGEYDTKLAKYAEVGILYYVVYNSTSGRRLYKDHQSLEVYKLVDGKYQLLPAVVLLAEGGRMVWIPEIGLGIGCEQGIYDGWQREWVYWYDRSGKRYLTTQEHANLERQARLEAEALLQKYRDRFGDISE